One stretch of Chitinophaga pendula DNA includes these proteins:
- a CDS encoding sodium:solute symporter family protein, which yields MIAISLLSEQAILPLFILVYLVVTILIGQWAARRVHSTSDFVVAGRNLPLGMSACVIFATWFGSETMLGSTSEFAQHGFLGIMEDPFGASLCLLLVGLFFARPLYRFNILTFCDFFRIRYGRKAEVISALLMIPSYFGWIAAQIVAMGIVINTVMGVPQEIAMIISALIVMAYTYSGGMWSVSVTDFVQTIMIIGGLIILAWTFVSQAGGLGRVLQETPAHHYRFLPDHNWHDWLKYLAAWMTIGLGSIPQQDVFQRLMSAKSERVAVYSSFMGAGMYLVIGLLPVLIVMCARVLYPSLLAGETEKILPNMVLQHGSLFIQVMFFGALLSAIMSTTSGAILAPATVLGENLIRPFYKNINDKQLLLVIRLSVIGVALISLVMALISRNIYELVADSSILSLVSLFVPLTAGIYWKAANNAGAILSILLGTAVYLITEYIASPIPSLMTGLGASIAGMLLGVLIWGRDAAVVAPEQ from the coding sequence ATGATCGCGATTTCTTTATTATCCGAGCAAGCTATATTGCCCTTATTTATATTGGTCTATCTGGTTGTTACGATTTTGATCGGGCAGTGGGCAGCCCGGCGGGTACATAGTACCAGTGATTTTGTGGTCGCCGGCAGGAATTTGCCTTTGGGGATGAGTGCCTGTGTGATTTTTGCGACCTGGTTTGGATCGGAGACGATGCTGGGATCTACCAGTGAGTTTGCGCAGCATGGTTTTCTGGGTATTATGGAAGATCCCTTCGGTGCATCGCTTTGTTTGTTGCTGGTGGGCTTATTTTTTGCCCGGCCCTTGTATCGATTTAATATCCTGACTTTCTGTGATTTTTTCCGTATACGATATGGCCGTAAGGCGGAGGTGATCTCTGCGTTGCTGATGATCCCTTCTTACTTTGGGTGGATCGCTGCGCAGATTGTGGCTATGGGTATTGTGATCAATACGGTGATGGGCGTACCGCAGGAGATTGCGATGATCATCAGTGCTTTGATCGTGATGGCCTATACTTATTCGGGGGGGATGTGGTCGGTATCTGTTACTGATTTTGTGCAGACGATCATGATCATTGGCGGGTTGATCATCCTGGCCTGGACGTTTGTGAGCCAGGCGGGCGGTTTGGGGCGTGTGTTACAGGAGACGCCGGCGCATCATTACCGTTTCTTACCTGATCATAACTGGCATGACTGGTTGAAGTACCTGGCGGCGTGGATGACGATAGGGTTGGGTTCGATCCCTCAGCAGGATGTGTTCCAGCGATTGATGTCTGCCAAGAGTGAGCGAGTGGCGGTGTATTCATCTTTTATGGGAGCCGGAATGTACCTGGTGATCGGGTTATTGCCGGTGCTGATCGTTATGTGTGCGCGAGTATTATATCCTTCATTACTGGCTGGCGAGACGGAAAAGATATTACCTAATATGGTATTACAGCACGGTTCGTTATTCATCCAGGTGATGTTTTTCGGGGCTTTGCTATCGGCTATTATGAGTACTACAAGTGGTGCGATATTGGCGCCGGCTACGGTGTTGGGAGAGAACCTGATCCGTCCGTTCTATAAAAATATCAATGATAAGCAGTTGTTGTTGGTGATCCGGCTATCGGTGATCGGGGTGGCGCTGATATCGTTGGTGATGGCCTTGATCAGCCGGAATATTTATGAGTTGGTGGCGGATTCTTCCATACTCAGTCTGGTTTCATTATTTGTACCATTGACAGCCGGTATTTATTGGAAGGCGGCGAACAATGCCGGTGCTATTCTTTCTATTCTTCTTGGTACGGCTGTTTATCTCATTACGGAGTATATAGCCTCTCCGATCCCTTCGCTGATGACCGGTTTGGGAGCCAGTATTGCCGGTATGTTGCTGGGGGTGCTTATATGGGGACGAGATGCGGCGGTGGTAGCGCCGGAGCAGTGA
- a CDS encoding class I SAM-dependent methyltransferase, translating into MDQSTSKIQMFENRLAKVFKHLRKTARRQEITCYRVYDDDIPEFPFSIEFYEDYIYVAEYHRKHGMEEEAHEAWLDQCIETISRVLEVPAENIYIKQRQRQQHRQGGQQYEKLSFESKEFTVKEGGLRFKVNLSDYLDTGLFLDHRITRGMVREEAAGKKILNLFCYTGSFSVYAAAGGATEVTSVDLSKTYLGWAEENMRLNGFDAERHHFVHADVLQYLDTLKINTYDLVILDPPTFSNSKRMKDILDIQRDHVDIVNRVLMATRKGGVVYFSNNYRRFVLDADNISASSIKDITAQTLPFDFQQKMIRKCYRLVK; encoded by the coding sequence ATGGATCAATCTACTTCGAAAATACAGATGTTTGAGAACCGGCTTGCCAAGGTATTCAAACACCTCAGGAAGACGGCACGGCGGCAGGAGATCACCTGTTACCGGGTATATGACGATGATATTCCGGAGTTTCCTTTCAGTATTGAATTTTACGAAGATTACATTTATGTAGCGGAGTATCATCGTAAGCACGGTATGGAGGAGGAGGCGCATGAGGCCTGGTTGGACCAATGTATTGAAACGATCAGCCGGGTGTTGGAAGTGCCGGCAGAAAATATTTATATTAAACAACGGCAACGGCAGCAGCACCGGCAGGGAGGACAACAATATGAGAAGTTGTCTTTTGAGAGTAAGGAATTTACTGTGAAGGAAGGCGGGTTGAGGTTTAAGGTGAACCTATCAGATTATTTGGATACGGGTTTATTCCTGGATCATCGTATTACGCGGGGTATGGTGCGGGAGGAGGCTGCCGGCAAAAAGATACTGAACCTGTTCTGTTATACCGGTTCGTTTTCGGTATATGCTGCTGCGGGGGGTGCTACGGAGGTGACTTCTGTGGATCTTTCGAAGACTTATCTTGGCTGGGCGGAGGAGAATATGCGGTTGAATGGTTTTGATGCGGAGCGGCATCATTTTGTACATGCGGATGTGTTACAATACCTGGATACACTTAAGATCAACACGTACGACCTGGTGATACTGGACCCTCCTACATTTTCCAATAGTAAGCGGATGAAGGATATCCTGGATATACAAAGGGATCATGTAGATATTGTGAATCGTGTATTGATGGCAACGAGGAAGGGAGGGGTTGTATATTTCAGCAATAATTACCGGCGTTTTGTATTAGATGCCGATAACATATCAGCCAGCTCTATTAAGGACATCACGGCACAGACGCTGCCTTTTGATTTCCAGCAGAAGATGATCCGCAAATGTTACCGTCTTGTAAAATGA